One region of Scophthalmus maximus strain ysfricsl-2021 chromosome 13, ASM2237912v1, whole genome shotgun sequence genomic DNA includes:
- the LOC118317927 gene encoding F-box-like/WD repeat-containing protein TBL1XR1, with protein sequence MSISSDEVNFLVYRYLQESGFSHSAFTFGIESHISQSNINGALVPPAALISIIQKGLQYVEAEVSINEDGTLFDGRPIESLSLIDAVMPDVVQTRQQAYRDKMAQQQAAASAPTSATGGSITGNAKNGENTANGEENGAHALANNHADLMEVDGDVEIPQNKAMVLRGHESEVFICAWNPVSDLLASGSGDSTARIWNLSENSTSSSTQLVLRHCIREGGQDVPSNKDVTSLDWNSEGTLLATGSYDGFARIWTKDGNLASTLGQHKGPIFALKWNKKGNFILSAGVDKTTIIWDAHTGEAKQQFPFHSAPALDVDWQSNNTFASCSTDMCIHVCKLGQDRPIKTFQGHTNEVNAIKWDPTGNLLASCSDDMTLKIWSMKQDSCVHDLQAHSKEIYTIKWSPTGPGTNNPSANLMLASASFDSTVRLWDVERGICIHTLTKHQEPVYSVAFSPDGRHLASGSFDKCVHIWNTQTGALVHSYRGTGGIFEVCWNAAGDKVGASASDGSVCVLDLRK encoded by the exons ATGAGCATTAGCAGTGATGAGGTCAACTTCCTGGTCTACAGATACCTACAGGAGTCAG ggTTCTCCCACTCAGCGTTCACTTTTGGTATAGAGAGTCACATCAGCCAATCCAACATCAATGGTGCTCTGGTTCCCCCTGCTGCCCTCATAAGCATCATCCAGAAGGGCCTGCAGTACGTCGAGGCTGAAGTCAGCATCAATGAG GACGGCACGTTATTCGACGGGCGGCCCATCGAGTCTCTGTCCCTAATCGACGCGGTGATGCCGGACGTCGTTCAGACGAGGCAGCAGGCCTACCGGGACAAGATGGCCCAGCAGCAGGCCGCCGCTTCAGCGCCGACGTCGGCCACCGGGGGCAGCATCACCGGCAACGCCAAGAACGGAGAGAATACCGCCAACGGGGAGGAGAACGGAGCCCACGCCTTAGCAA ACAACCACGCAGACCTGATGGAGGTGGACGGAGACGTGGAGATCCCCCAGAACAAGGCCATGGTCCTGAGGGGCCACGAGTCTGAGGTCTTCATCTGTGCCTGGAACCCAGTCAGCGACCTGCTGGCATCAGG GTCCGGTGATTCGACGGCTCGCATCTGGAACCTGAGCGAGAACAGCACGAGCAGCTCCACACAGCTGGTGTTGAGACACTGCATACGGGAAGGAGGACAGGACGTCCCCAGCAACAAAGATGTCACCTCGCTAGACTGGAAt AGCGAGGGCACGCTGTTAGCAACAGGCTCATATGACGGATTTGCCCGAATATGGACAAAGGATG GTAACCTGGCCAGTACACTTGGCCAACACAAAGGTCCCATCTTTGCCCTCAAGTGGAACAAAAAAGGCAATTTTATCCTGAGCGCAGGAGTAGACAAG ACAACAATCATATGGGACGCTCACACAGGAGAAGCCAAACAACAGTTCCCCTTCCACTCAG CTCCGGCACTAGACGTGGACTGGCAGAGCAACAACACGTTCGcttcctgcagcacagacaTGTGCATCCACGTCTGTAAACTGGGACAGGACCGACCCATTAAAACATTCCAGGGACACACA aaTGAAGTAAATGCAATCAAGTGGGATCCCACAGGGAACCTGCTGGCCTCCTGCTCAGACGACATGACGTTGAAG ATCTGGAGTATGAAGCAGGACTCGTGCGTCCACGACCTGCAGGCCCACAGTAAAGAAATCTACACCATCAAATGGAGTCCCACCGGCCCCGGAACCAACAATCCCAGCGCTAACCTCATGCTCgccag CGCATCGTTTGACTCCACAGTTCGTCTCTGGGACGTAGAGAGAGGAATCTGTATCCACACGTTGACTAAACACCAGGAGCCCGTCTACAGTGTGGCGTTCAGCCCCGACGGTCGGCATCTCGCCAGCGGCTCCTTTGACAAATGTGTGCACATCTGGAATACACAG ACGGGCGCGTTGGTCCACAGTTACAGAGGCACGGGGGGAATCTTCGAGGTTTGCTGGAATGCAGCAGGGGACAAAGTCGGAGCCAGCGCATCGGACGGATCT gTGTGTGTACTAGACCTGCGGAAATag